Proteins encoded in a region of the Triticum dicoccoides isolate Atlit2015 ecotype Zavitan chromosome 3A, WEW_v2.0, whole genome shotgun sequence genome:
- the LOC119268497 gene encoding DELLA protein GAI-like yields the protein MLVAASPRVCARYPGLSDVTRSPPHSTTCTRMTPRPAKRARTPFHHFHPPTAHRFHSGGMAMGTFPFQWPMDPAPALPSGLDGSLLPSLLPPPPAPVPDDGAAYYAAADMQASSMPELAPPFPSRDAVAAELAMRRAEEEVAGIRLVHLLMSCAGAVEAGDHALAAAHLADANASLAAVSTASGIGRVAVHFTDALSRRLFRSPATPPATDAEHAFLYHHFYEACPYLKFAHFTANQAILEAFHGCDSVHVIDFSLMQGLQWPALIQALALRPGGPPFLRITGIGPPSPPGRDELRDVGLRLADLALSVRVRFSFRGVAANSLDEVHPWMLQIAPGEAVAVNSVLQLHRLLADSADQAPIDAVLDCVASLQPKIFTVVEQEAEHNKPGFLDRFTEALFYYSAVFDSLDAASANGTGNAMAEAYLQREICDIVCNDGSARMERHEPLSQWRDRLGRAGLSAVPLGASALRQARMLLGLFSGEGHSVEEAEGCLTLGWHGRPLFSASAWRAVTVSGDVDGEDNHTSNNSNFSGSSGGGSDSNNSSSSNGKCSRVVGASNVFL from the coding sequence ATGCTCGTGGCCGCCTCTCCACGTGTGTGCGCGCGCTACCCCGGCCTCTCCGACGTCACTCGCTCACCCCCTCACTCCACTACATGTACACGCATGACACCCCGCCCCGCCAAGCGCGCACGCACGCCATTCCACCACTTCCATCCTCCCACCGCCCACCGCTTCCACTCCGGAGGTATGGCAATGGGCACCTTCCCCTTCCAGTGGCCCATGGACCCCGCGCCCGCGCTGCCCTCCGGCCTCGACGGCAGCTTATTGCCCTCTCTGCTCCCGCCTCCGCCCGCGCCGGTTCCCGACGACGGCGCGGCGTACTACGCGGCGGCGGACATGCAGGCCTCCTCTATGCCCGAGCTGGCACCGCCGTTCCCGTCACGGGACGCGGTCGCCGCCGAGCTGGCCAtgcggcgcgcggaggaggaggtcgccggcatcCGCTTGGTCCACCTCCTCATGAGCTGCGCGGGCGCCGTCGAGGCGGGCGACCACGCGCTCGCGGCCGCGCACCTGGCCGACGCcaacgcctcgctcgccgccgtctCCACTGCCTCTGGCATCGGCCGCGTCGCCGTTCACTTCACCGACGCGCTCTCCAGACGGCTGTTCCGGTCGCCTGCCACTCCCCCGGCCACCGACGCCGAGCACGCCTTCCTCTACCACCACTTCTACGAGGCGTGCCCCTACCTCAAGTTCGCGCACTTCACGGCCAACCAGGCTATCCTCGAGGCCTTCCACGGCTGCGACAGCGTTCACGTCATCGACTTCAGCCTGATGCAGGGCCTCCAGTGGCCCGCTTTGATTCAGGCCCTCGCTCTCCGCCCCGGCGGCCCGCCGTTCCTCCGGATCACCGGCATTGGCCCGCCCTCCCCACCAGGCCGCGACGAGCTCCGCGATGTCGGTCTCCGCCTCGCCGACCTCGCGCTCTCCGTCCGCGTGCGGTTCTCCTTCCGCGGGGTCGCCGCCAACAGCCTCGACGAGGTCCACCCGTGGATGCTCCAGATCGCGCCCGGCGAAGCCGTGGCGGTCAACTCCGTGCTCCAGCtccaccgcctcctcgccgacTCAGCCGATCAGGCGCCCATCGACGCCGTTCTGGACTGCGTCGCCTCCTTGCAGCCCAAGATCTTCACGGTCGTGGAGCAAGAGGCGGAGCACAATAAACCGGGGTTCCTCGACAGGTTCACCGAGGCGCTCTTCTACTACTCGGCCGTGTTCGACTCTCTGGACGCCGCGAGCGCAAACGGCACGGGGAACGCGATGGCCGAGGCGTACCTCCAGAGGGAGATCTGCGACATCGTGTGCAACGACGGCAGCGCGCGCATGGAGCGACACGAGCCGCTGTCGCAGTGGAGGGACAGGCTGGGGCGCGCGGGGCTGAGCGCCGTGCCGCTGGGGGCGAGCGCGCTCCGGCAAGCCAGGATGCTGCTCGGGCTGTTCTCCGGCGAGGGGCACTCCGTGGAGGAGGCCGAGGGGTGCCTGACGCTCGGGTGGCACGGGCGGCCGCTGTTCTCGGCGTCGGCGTGGCGGGCGGTCACCGTCAGCGGCGACGTCGACGGCGAAGATAACCACACCAGTAACAACAGCAATTTTAGCGGCAGTAGTGGCGGTGGTAGTGACAGTaataacagcagcagcagcaacggtaAGTGTAGCCGGGTTGTTGGTGCGAGCAACGTGTTTTTGTAA